The following proteins are co-located in the Colletotrichum lupini chromosome 4, complete sequence genome:
- a CDS encoding ankyrin repeat and zinc finger domain-containingprotein yields the protein MAAKNAPDLLKRPLYVYDLPQEVLSTLSLKPDAYIPEQAPPSPPSKNTASSDLVGSQACSLCGITFPTVIDQRSHQKSDWHHYNLKQKLRSGKPVSENEFEKLIGDLDESLSGSDSEESEDEEKESTLTALLKKQATLADKYASPTADYNDGEEDTIRRRGKGNPPLIWFSSPVLPSNTYFGLYRAILSPEELRDETKLVEVVRKKQLDPIAAPKVSKDGAAPPPAAYKGPHFFLCMIGGGHFAAMVVALPPRQNKSSAGAMNREATVLAHKTFHRYTTRRKQGGSQSANDNSKGNAHSAGASIRRYNEQALVDDVRNLLQEWKGLLDTSELLFIRATGATNRRTLFGPYDGQILKHNDSRIRGFPFSTRRATQNELMRSFIELTRLKVREINPEDEIKPKSETPTPAKSAAPKPTKPKLTEEEETALLHTTQIQAFIRRSKLPALLSYLKTNDVSPDFQFQPADQNHHSPTPLHLAAHQNAAPLVLGLIARGSASPLITNKDGKTAFELAGDRSTRDAFRVARSELGEDKWDWETARIPAPLSKADAEKRDERDRKEKDEQETARRRAEEERLRVEGPKADSRKPKSGGLAAIAATKTAQEKRVEEARGLTPEMRMKLDRERRARAAEERLKRMQNNS from the exons ATGGCTGCCAAAAATGCGCCAGATCTTCTCAAGAGACCCCTCTACG TCTATGATCTTCCCCAAGAAGTGTTGTCTACACTCTCCTTGAAGCCCGACGCCTATATACCCGAACAAGCCCCTCCATCGCCTCCCTCGAAAAATACGGCCTCCTCCGATCTCGTCGGCTCACAAGCCTGCTCCCTTTGCGGAATTACTTTTCCCACCGTTATCGACCAGCGAAGCCATCAGAAATCCGATTGGCACCACTACAACTTGAAGCAGAAGCTGCGCAGCGGAAAGCCAGTATCCGAGAATGAATTCGAAAAGTTAATCGGGGACCTTGACGAGAGTCTGTCGGGATCAGACTCGGAAGAGTCCGAGGATGAAGAGAAGGAATCCACACTCACAGCACTGCTGAAGAAGCAGGCGACGCTCGCCGACAAGTACGCATCGCCAACCGCAGATTATAATGACGGAGAAGAAGACACGATACGACGCAGGGGGAAGGGCAATCCGCCTCTAATCTGGTTCAGCTCACCAGTTCTCCCATCAAACACATACTTTGGCCTCTATAGGGCTATCCTTAGCCCCGAAGAGCTGCGCGACGAGACAAAGCTGGTGGAAGTCGTTAGAAAGAAGCAGTTGGACCCAATAGCCGCGCCAAAAGTCTCTAAAGACGGCGCAGCACCGCCGCCAGCGGCATACAAAGGTCCTCACTTCTTCTTGTGCATGATTGGTGGTGGCCACTTCGCCGCCATGGTCGTAGCATTGCCGCCACGACAAAACAAGTCTTCCGCAGGCGCAATGAATCGCGAAGCAACCGTACTTGCTCACAAAACATTCCATCGATACACAACTAGACGAAAGCAGGGTGGTTCGCAATCAGCCAATGATAACTCCAAGGGAAATGCCCACTCGGCCGGTGCCAGCATCCGTCGGTACAACGAACAAGCCTTGGTGGACGACGTACGCAATCTTCTCCAAGAATGGAAGGGGCTTCTTGATACGTCTGAGCTGCTCTTTATTCGAGCAACGGGGGCGACGAATCGAAGAACGCTATTCGGACCGTACGATGGGCAAATATTGAAACACAACGATTCGAGGATACGAGGGTTCCCGTTCAGCACACGAAGGGCGACACAGAACGAGTTGATGAGATCTTTCATTGAGCTCACGAGACTAAAAGTCAGAGAAATCAACCCGGAAGACGAGATTAAACCAAAGTCCGAGACGCCCACACCTGCGAAGAGCGCCGCTCCGAAGCCTACGAAGCCAAAGCTtacagaggaagaggagactGCGTTATTGCATACCACACAGATTCAGGCGTTCATCCGGCGCTCGAAACTTCCAGCCCTACTATCCTACCTCAAGACCAATGACGTATCTCCCGATTTCCAATTTCAGCCGGCAGACCAGAATCACCACTCACCAACACCCCTCCACTTGGCTGCTCATCAGAATGCTGCGCCTCTAGTTCTAGGCCTCATCGCACGCGGCAGTGCATCTCCTCTGATCACCAACAAAGACGGCAAGACTGCGTTTGAACTTGCAGGTGACAGGTCAACAAGAGACGCCTTCCGGGTTGCGCGATCAGAGCTCGGCGAGGATAAGTGGGATTGGGAGACCGCACGCATACCGGCACCTCTTAGCAAGGCAGATGCTGAGAAGCGTGACGAGAGAGATAGAAAGGAGAAGGATGAGCAGGAGACGGCAAGAAGGCGTGCCGAGGAAGAGAGGTTACGGGTCGAAGGACCCAAGGCGGATAGCAGGAAGCCCAAGTCTGGCGGTCTAGCGGCTATAGCGGCCACGAAGACGGCACAAGAGAAGAGAGTGGAAGAAGCCAGGGGCCTCACACCGGAGATGCGAATGAAACTCGACCGAGAGAGGAGAGCCAGGGCCGCCGAAGAGCGCCTCAAGCGCATGCAGAATAATTCATAG